One Spea bombifrons isolate aSpeBom1 chromosome 1, aSpeBom1.2.pri, whole genome shotgun sequence DNA window includes the following coding sequences:
- the LOC128467556 gene encoding vomeronasal type-2 receptor 26-like — translation MENMWHQDVLWEEGKPAEAVVPAVFTFILVYIRCNKKALVSGCTTLDVQHLDSENCLRCPNNEWPNGKKDQCITKHEDFLSYTNDAIAAVLSSASILFCLVTIVILIIFIVFRDTPIVKANNKNISFVLLVSLMLSFLSVFFYLGRPVDLTCRLRHTLFSVLFSIAISSLLGKTVMIYIVFQAAKPCGSLANWVSVKVSNSVVILCSLIQVIINICWFSISPPFQELDMHSYPGKIIVQCNEGSVIAFYSVLGYMGLLAALSFIIAFLARTLPDSFNEAKYITFSMLVFCSVWIAMIPAYLSTKGKNMVAVEIFAILASCAGLVGCIFIPKCHIILFRPKMNTKADFRKFRKSLIK, via the exons ATGGAGAACATGTGGCACCAGGATGTattatgggaagaaggcaagccggcggaggcagt ggtgcctgcagtaTTTACCTTCATTCTGGTCTATATCCGCTGCAATAAAAAGGCGCTGGTTtctggctgcacaaccctagatgttcaacacctgg aTAGTGAAAATTGTCTAAGATGTCCAAACAATGAATGGCCCAATGGAAAGAAGGACCAATGTATTACAAAACATGAAGATTTCTTATCGTATACTAATGATGCAATTGCTGCTGTTCTGTCATCTGCCTCAATTCTGTTTTGTCTCGTAACTATTGTGATATTAATAATCTTCATAGTCTTCAGAGACACCCCTATTGTGAAGGCCAATAACAAGAATATCAGCTTCGTCCTTTTGGTCTCCCTCATGCTGAGCTTCCTCTCTGTGTTTTTCTATCTTGGGCGCCCCGTGGATCTAACTTGCAGGCTACGTCATACTTTATTCAGTGTCCTCTTTTCAATTGCAATTTCTTCACTTTTGGGCAAAACTGTCATGATATACATTGTGTTTCAAGCTGCAAAACCTTGCGGTTCGTTGGCAAATTGGGTCAGTGTGAAAGTGTCAAATTCCGTAGTTATCTTGTGTTCGCTCATCCAAGTTATAATTAACATTTGCTGGTTCTCAATTTCTCCTCCTTTCCAGGAGCTGGACATGCACTCTTATCCCGGAAAGATCATCGTTCAGTGTAACGAGGGCTCGGTTATCGCCTTCTACAGTGTCCTGGGTTATATGGGGCTTCTGGCAGCTCttagttttattatagcttttttagccaggacattaccggacagttttaatgaggccaagtacatcaccttcagcatgctggtgttctgcagcgTTTGGATTGCGATGATCCCGGCCTATCTGAGCACCAAAGGGAAGAACATGGTGGCCGTAGAGATTTTTGCCATACTGGCTTCATGCGCTGGACTTGTAggatgtatatttattccaaaatgtCACATAATTCTCTTCAGACccaaaatgaacacaaaggCAGATTTTAGGAAATTCAGAAAGTCTCTAATTAAATAA